One segment of Niveibacterium microcysteis DNA contains the following:
- a CDS encoding YaeF family permuted papain-like enzyme has translation MIQRIVLIALLLCCSACATQVAEKPLEALEPGGQPPIAFQRAALSPHNGGTLIGAQLLRAGDILLSAANGITSAGIRLFTLAPVSHAALYIGNGEVAEAVGEGVRVRSVAEVLDEESVVVAFRHPSLDDTGAARIRSFAQEKVGDRYNYVGVMMQAPFSIERRLCELPTVPASIRDACINGLATVQLGNGSAGDDRFFCSQFVLEAYREAGHPITKSNPTWVSPADILHMREGDVSSIQVDQPLTYVGHLKFPPAPTPMVRIPDGA, from the coding sequence GTGATCCAGAGAATTGTCCTGATCGCGCTGCTGCTGTGCTGCAGTGCGTGTGCCACCCAGGTGGCGGAAAAACCGCTTGAAGCGCTCGAGCCGGGTGGCCAGCCGCCGATCGCCTTCCAGCGCGCGGCACTGTCTCCGCACAACGGCGGCACGCTGATCGGTGCGCAACTGCTGCGCGCGGGGGACATCCTGCTCTCGGCCGCCAACGGCATCACGTCGGCGGGGATCCGGTTGTTTACGCTGGCGCCGGTGAGCCACGCCGCGTTGTACATCGGCAATGGCGAAGTGGCCGAAGCCGTGGGCGAGGGCGTGCGGGTGCGATCGGTGGCCGAGGTGCTGGACGAGGAATCGGTGGTTGTCGCCTTCCGCCATCCGTCGCTGGACGATACCGGCGCTGCGCGCATCCGCAGCTTCGCGCAAGAGAAAGTGGGCGATCGCTATAACTACGTCGGTGTGATGATGCAGGCGCCGTTCTCGATCGAGCGTCGCTTGTGCGAACTGCCGACGGTGCCAGCCTCGATCCGCGATGCGTGCATCAACGGGCTTGCCACCGTGCAGTTGGGCAATGGCAGCGCGGGTGACGACCGCTTCTTCTGCTCGCAGTTCGTGCTGGAGGCCTACCGCGAGGCGGGCCACCCGATCACCAAGTCCAATCCGACCTGGGTTTCGCCGGCGGACATCCTCCACATGCGGGAGGGCGACGTGTCATCGATCCAGGTCGACCAGCCGCTCACTTACGTCGGTCACCTCAAGTTCCCGCCCGCGCCCACGCCGATGGTCCGTATCCCCGACGGCGCCTGA
- a CDS encoding DUF2946 family protein codes for MAAGLSPSVRPLFLYRRLIVRLTLLAVLFALLAPALVHGVRIWQGATLLELCSVRGTHQVLQFADGHVEKLPAAEDDGHCKLCQGAGHAPSLHTQSAEAAWYRVALRAQAPVPPTLPPAPQGGTLWTALRKHEPPHLS; via the coding sequence ATGGCGGCCGGTTTGTCACCGAGCGTTCGCCCCTTGTTCCTGTATCGCCGCCTGATCGTCCGCCTCACGCTGCTTGCCGTGCTGTTCGCACTGCTGGCGCCGGCACTCGTGCACGGCGTGCGGATCTGGCAAGGCGCGACGCTGCTTGAACTCTGTTCGGTACGCGGCACGCACCAGGTATTGCAGTTTGCGGACGGTCATGTCGAGAAGCTTCCCGCTGCCGAGGACGACGGCCACTGCAAGCTGTGCCAAGGGGCCGGACACGCCCCCTCGCTGCACACGCAATCGGCCGAAGCAGCGTGGTACCGCGTGGCGCTGCGTGCCCAGGCGCCGGTACCGCCAACGCTGCCACCTGCGCCGCAGGGCGGCACCTTGTGGACCGCGCTACGAAAGCATGAGCCTCCGCACCTGAGCTGA